The following coding sequences lie in one Zingiber officinale cultivar Zhangliang chromosome 2B, Zo_v1.1, whole genome shotgun sequence genomic window:
- the LOC122046359 gene encoding formin-like protein 3 translates to MDVKNFVIFIVCLSLVLTLPMRGSGGRTGAGNLSLALGNSKLIDSSRMDECTVRMYGHEVVMPLFPEIKGAITECLVRKGFHMHLSKDDYRRNTMCMECLELVLSWHHVQRRHLANKSPSAAPTFSLDGGRSTPVASPNFKDEQEAPPVQIPLISRKHPAIHSTISSSTPTKPTPHKSGAKIPPPHEEEDTTRLIIDAVILSSIGTSLLLLCVLCCYWKFCRRRRYSMSRRDERPLLLLSLSNASGSSDASFGHVGSSNHSEKLVGQQNSGFNQSCHVLSGNVDHRATSSSEVVSNTPSLGNNDGSETRILLPLPPGRSPIPSIAPSAPSAVVPLPMPAAVPSTPSDVVPRPMPAAVPYIPSAVVPLPMPAVVPSTPSAVIPPPPAVVPPPPAVVPPPPAVAPPPPPPIKPPANKAAPPAPPAPRPPTPNQKPGAQMPPPPPKAALPPRQGNSRTKKPTSLVPCPPHRRDVDGDDDGPKTKLKPFFWDKVQANSQSNVWSQIRSGSFQFDEDMIESLFGYNNAVGKNLGEKKKESQGRDASPKLIQLLEGKKSQNLAISLKALSVKSQEVREALMEGNELPTALLQALLRMQPTTDEELKLRLYTGDLSILAPAEQFLKDLIDIPCTYKRMDALLFMSSLHEDVTIVKEAFATMEVACTELRGNRLFLKLLEAVLKTGNRMNDGTYRGGAQAFKIDTLLKLADVKGADGKTTLLHFVVKETIRSEGRRAARLARESGSITFMNNFSFGSDDMSEDILADTEDSLQAEGLKIVSGLPGELENVKKAAGIDIDATTTTVANYGRKLIETKEFLNKDMKNLEEDSGFHTSLKCFVEHAEVAITFLLGEERRIRTLVQSTTDYFHGCATKDEGLRLFVTVRDFLGMVDKICKEVKESAKKVSKPPVTKDVIKDRPPGTSPPTPDPRQLLFPVIRDRRVESSSSDEDDD, encoded by the exons GTTAGGATGTATGGTCATGAAGTTGTGATGCCTCTCTTCCCGGAAATAAAGGGTGCAATTACTGAATGTCTCGTTAGGAAAGGATTTCATATGCATCTTTCTAAAGATGATTATAGACGTAATACCATGTGCATGGAGTGCCTAGAATTGGTACTTAGTTGGCATCATGTTCAAAGAAGACATTTAGCAAATAAGTCTCCAAGTGCTGCACCAACCTTCTCCCTAGATGGTGGTCGATCGACTCCAGTTGCATCCCCTAATTTTAAAGATGAACAAGAAGCACCACCTGTTCAGATCCCTCTGATATCTCGTAAACACCCAGCAATACATTCAACAATTTCTTCATCAACACCAACAAAGCCTACACCACATAAAAGTGGTGCCAAGATTCCACCCCCACATGAGGAAGAGGACACAACAAGATTAATTATTGATGCTGTAATTCTATCATCAATCGGGACATCTCTTCTTCTCCTATGTGTATTATGTTGTTACTGGAAATTTTGCAGACGACGTCGCTACTCAATGAGCAGGAGAGATGAAAGGCCCCTATTGCTTCTAAGCTTAAGTAATGCTTCTG GATCTTCAGATGCTTCATTTGGTCATGTTGGTTCAAGTAATCATTCAGAAAAGCTTGTAGGCCAGCAAAACAGTGGATTTAACCAAAGTTGTCATGTTTTATCTGGAAATGTCGACCACAGGGCTACGTCATCATCTGAGGTAGTGTCAAATACTCCATCTTTGGGGAATAATGATGGCTCCGAAACCAGAATATTACTACCTCTTCCTCCTGGAAGGTCACCTATTCCTTCTATTGCTCCTTCTGCTCCATCTGCTGTTGTCCCTCTTCCTATGCCTGCTGCTGTTCCTTCTACTCCATCTGATGTTGTCCCACGTCCTATGCCGGCTGCAGTTCCTTATATTCCATCTGCTGTTGTCCCACTCCCTATGCCTGCTGTTGTTCCTTCTACTCCATCTGCTGTTATTCCTCCACCACCTGCTGTCGTTCCTCCACCACCTGCTGTCGTTCCTCCTCCCCCTGCTGTGGctcctcctccccctcctcctaTTAAACCTCCTGCTAATAAAGCTGCACCTCCCGCTCCACCTGCCCCACGGCCGCCAACACCAAACCAAAAACCTGGTGCCCAGATGCCACCACCTCCACCAAAGGCTGCTCTTCCTCCTCGTCAAGGAAATTCAAGAACTAAGAAGCCAACAAGTCTTGTACCATGTCCTCCCCATCGTCGTGATGTTGATGGTGACGACGATGGTCCCAAAACAAAGCTGAAGCCATTCTTTTGGGATAAAGTTCAAGCAAACTCTCAGTCCAATGTCTGGTCTCAGATTAGATCAGGATCGTTCCA GTTCGATGAAGATATGATTGAATCATTATTTGGATACAACAATGCAGTTggtaaaaaccttggtgaaaaaaAGAAAGAGTCACAAGGTCGTGATGCTTCACCTAAGCTTATTCAGCTTCTTGAGGGAAAGAAATCACAGAATTTAGCAATATCATTGAAGGCTTTGAGTGTGAAAAGCCAGGAAGTTCGTGAAGCACTCATGGAAG GAAATGAACTTCCTACTGCTCTTCTTCAAGCATTGCTGAGAATGCAACCTACCACTGATGAAGAGCTGAAGCTTCGACTGTATACTGGTGATTTATCCATACTTGCACCAGCAGAACAATTTCTCAAAGACTTGATTGATATTCCTTGTACTTATAAAAGGATGGATGCCTTGCTATTCATGTCTTCTCTACATGAGGATGTCACAATCGTAAAAGAAGCTTTTGCGACAATGGAG GTAGCTTGCACTGAACTCAGAGGCAATCGTCTCTTTCTGAAACTCTTGGAAGCTGTTCTCAAAACCGGCAACCGAATGAACGACGGCACCTACCGCGGCGGTGCTCAGGCATTCAAGATCGACACCTTGTTGAAGCTGGCAGACGTGAAGGGCGCTGATGGGAAAACCACTCTGTTACACTTCGTCGTTAAAGAGACAATTCGTTCAGAAGGGAGACGCGCTGCCCGTCTGGCTAGAGAAAGCGGAAGCATTACGTTCATGAACAATTTCAGCTTCGGCTCCGACGATATGTCCGAAGACATTCTAGCAGACACCGAAGATAGTCTCCAGGCCGAAGGCCTCAAGATCGTTTCAGGTCTACCAGGCGAGCTCGAGAACGTCAAGAAAGCAGCAGGAATTGACATCGACGCCACAACCACTACAGTCGCTAACTACGGTCGCAAGCTGATAGAGACAAAAGAATTTCTCAACAAAGACATGAAGAATCTGGAGGAGGACAGCGGCTTCCACACTTCACTCAAATGCTTCGTAGAGCATGCAGAAGTTGCTATTACTTTCTTATTAGGAGAAGAAAGAAGGATAAGGACTTTGGTTCAGAGCACGACAGATTATTTTCATGGTTGTGCTACAAAAGATGAAGGTTTACGGTTATTCGTTACAGTTCGGGATTTTCTCGGCATGGTAGACAAGATCTGTAAGGAAGTGAAGGAGTCGGCAAAGAAAGTCTCGAAGCCACCCGTGACTAAGGACGTGATTAAGGATCGTCCACCTGGAACATCACCACCTACTCCTGATCCACGACAACTATTATTTCCTGTGATCAGGGATCGAAGGGTCGAAAGTTCCAGTTCAGACGAAGACGATGACTGA
- the LOC122046360 gene encoding protein H2A.7, whose translation MAGRGKAIGSAAAKKATSRSSKAGLQFPVGRIARFLKAGKYAERVGAGAPVYLAAVLEYLAAEVLELAGNAARDNKKTRIVPRHIQLAVRNDEELSKLLGEVTIASGGVMPNIHNLLLPKKAGSSKAAAGDED comes from the exons ATGGCCGGAAGAGGGAAGGCGATCGGCTCCGCTGCGGCGAAGAAGGCCACGTCCAGGAGCAGCAAGGCCGGGCTCCAGTTCCCCGTCGGGAGAATCGCTCGATTCCTCAAGGCTGGTAAATACGCCGAGCGCGTCGGTGCGGGCGCCCCTGTTTACCTAGCCGCCGTCCTCGAGTACCTCGCCGCCGAG GTCTTGGAGCTCGCTGGGAATGCCGCGAGAGATAACAAGAAAACCAGGATCGTGCCCAGGCACATCCAGCTCGCGGTGAGGAACGACGAGGAGCTCTCTAAGCTGTTGGGAGAAGTCACCATCGCGAGCGGCGGTGTGATGCCTAACATCCACAATCTCCTCCTCCCTAAAAAGGCCGGATCTTCCAAGGCGGCCGCCGGTGATGAAGACTGA